From Sphingopyxis sp. USTB-05, the proteins below share one genomic window:
- a CDS encoding AI-2E family transporter → MADDRGSKDVRSSRVNPLHQIEIDDFRRDRLLAALALILGASFCLGLPFALQAGAEFFLPLTAAIVIAIALVPLLEWLERRGVPSALASFLALATFLAIINAALAIIVVPATGWFARIPESIPRIQSNLAPLIDFYSTLQRFVDRTLLSVASGTEATAQAVAATAPTSVVDYFISSAPAAAIQLFFAVLVIFFFLAGWTRLRKGTIRRRGSFDGAMQTARVIQNVVDATADYLATITMINAILGLTVSLLLWALGMPSPFMWGGIVSICNFVPYLGPIVAAVLLGLGGLMTFDAVGLALLPALIFIGVHLVEANLITPLVLGKRLTINPLLILVSLSFWGWVWGTPGALLAVPLLLILQTVLASTGTPDLAGFLFEHGTLTTTDEVRDRLNRTQDESDG, encoded by the coding sequence GTGGCGGACGACCGGGGCAGCAAGGATGTGCGTTCGTCGCGCGTCAATCCGCTGCACCAGATCGAGATCGACGATTTCCGTCGCGACCGGTTGCTTGCCGCGCTTGCGCTGATCCTCGGCGCAAGCTTTTGCCTGGGGCTCCCCTTTGCCCTGCAGGCGGGCGCCGAATTCTTCCTGCCGCTGACTGCGGCGATCGTCATCGCGATCGCGCTTGTTCCGCTGCTCGAATGGCTCGAGCGGCGCGGCGTGCCGTCGGCGCTCGCATCGTTCCTCGCGCTCGCGACTTTTCTGGCTATCATCAACGCTGCGCTGGCGATCATCGTCGTGCCCGCGACCGGCTGGTTCGCGCGAATCCCCGAATCGATTCCGCGTATCCAGAGCAATCTGGCGCCGCTGATCGATTTTTATTCGACGTTGCAGCGTTTCGTCGATCGCACATTGCTGTCGGTGGCGAGCGGAACCGAAGCGACCGCGCAGGCGGTGGCGGCGACGGCACCGACTTCGGTGGTCGACTATTTCATCTCGTCGGCGCCCGCGGCGGCAATTCAGCTCTTCTTCGCCGTGCTCGTGATCTTCTTCTTTCTCGCGGGCTGGACGCGGCTGCGCAAAGGAACGATCCGGCGGCGCGGCAGCTTCGACGGCGCGATGCAGACCGCGCGCGTGATCCAGAATGTCGTCGATGCGACCGCCGACTATCTGGCGACGATCACGATGATCAACGCGATTCTCGGCCTGACCGTCTCGCTCCTGCTCTGGGCGCTCGGGATGCCATCGCCTTTCATGTGGGGCGGGATCGTCAGTATCTGCAATTTCGTGCCCTATCTGGGGCCGATCGTCGCGGCAGTGCTGCTCGGGCTTGGCGGACTCATGACCTTCGATGCCGTCGGGCTCGCCCTATTGCCGGCGCTGATCTTTATCGGCGTCCATTTGGTTGAGGCGAATCTGATCACGCCGCTCGTGCTCGGCAAGCGACTGACGATCAATCCGCTGCTGATTCTCGTATCGTTGAGTTTCTGGGGATGGGTATGGGGGACGCCGGGCGCTCTGCTCGCTGTGCCACTGCTGCTGATTTTGCAGACCGTGCTCGCGTCGACGGGAACGCCCGATCTGGCGGGTTTCCTTTTCGAACATGGCACGCTGACGACCACCGACGAGGTGCGCGATCGATTAAATCGCACACAGGATGAAAGCGACGGTTGA
- a CDS encoding DUF11 domain-containing protein — MTSKLTYMGVIGLAALSSVAATPAFAAGTTAGTTITNTATVDYQVGGVAQAQQQAANNFVVDRKINLLVEEVGTVTTNVVPGQTNAVTTFQLTNTSNETLDFALVASQITGGTAAHGGTDAFNVNNIRIYRDNTVTGTVGSWDAGDTLITAYVDELVVDTAIRLFVVADIPTTLAVPAVVNGAVAGVTLRATAREGGLAGTQGAAITETTGANTAGKDTVFADIAGVAGDVARDGSHSDNDDYTVQTATLAVTKSSRVISDPFNNTTNPKLIPGAVVEYCIAVANTGGAAATSVLITDPVPGQLTFSAGTILLGGTVTGGVCDFNGTAGGSYAAPNVSGTIASIAAGAASTLVFRATVN; from the coding sequence ATGACCAGCAAGCTGACGTATATGGGTGTCATCGGTCTGGCGGCGCTTTCGAGCGTCGCCGCCACGCCGGCTTTTGCAGCCGGCACGACCGCGGGCACCACGATCACCAATACCGCCACCGTCGACTATCAGGTCGGTGGCGTCGCACAGGCCCAGCAGCAAGCGGCGAACAACTTCGTTGTCGACCGCAAGATCAATCTGCTGGTCGAAGAGGTCGGTACGGTCACGACGAACGTCGTCCCGGGCCAGACCAACGCCGTCACGACGTTTCAGCTGACCAATACGTCAAACGAAACGCTCGATTTCGCGCTCGTGGCTTCGCAGATCACGGGCGGTACCGCCGCGCACGGCGGCACCGACGCGTTCAATGTGAACAACATTCGCATCTATCGCGATAATACGGTCACCGGCACGGTCGGCAGTTGGGACGCCGGCGACACGCTGATCACGGCCTATGTCGACGAGCTTGTCGTCGATACGGCGATCCGCCTGTTCGTTGTCGCCGATATCCCGACGACGCTTGCGGTTCCTGCCGTCGTCAACGGCGCCGTCGCCGGCGTGACTTTGCGGGCCACTGCGCGCGAAGGCGGGCTTGCCGGCACACAGGGCGCGGCGATCACCGAGACGACCGGCGCCAACACCGCTGGCAAGGATACGGTTTTTGCCGACATCGCCGGAGTGGCAGGCGATGTTGCGCGCGACGGCTCGCATAGCGACAACGACGATTATACGGTGCAGACGGCGACGCTTGCCGTGACCAAAAGCAGCCGTGTCATCTCGGACCCGTTCAACAATACGACGAATCCGAAGCTGATCCCGGGTGCGGTGGTCGAATATTGCATCGCGGTCGCCAACACTGGTGGTGCCGCCGCAACCTCGGTCCTGATCACTGACCCGGTTCCGGGGCAGTTGACGTTCAGTGCGGGCACTATCCTGCTGGGCGGCACGGTCACCGGCGGCGTTTGCGACTTCAACGGCACCGCAGGCGGCAGTTACGCCGCACCGAATGTGTCGGGCACGATCGCATCCATCGCAGCGGGCGCCGCAAGCACGCTCGTCTTCCGCGCGACCGTAAACTGA
- a CDS encoding cell division protein ZapA, with protein sequence MADVKLTIAGRPYDVHCADGEEGQLIQLASVVDEKVRTMPGGTEVRQLLFAALMLADDAQEARGKIEKAEPQSDSLRAAVALAESREATARDELQAVVAREKAALKELETARQAPQHSSPAVNPSNNRALLQIADRIEALATKVEQLP encoded by the coding sequence GTGGCTGACGTCAAGCTCACCATCGCCGGACGCCCCTATGACGTGCATTGCGCCGACGGTGAGGAGGGGCAACTGATCCAACTCGCGTCGGTAGTCGACGAAAAGGTGCGCACGATGCCCGGCGGTACCGAGGTCCGGCAATTGTTGTTCGCGGCATTGATGCTTGCCGACGACGCGCAGGAAGCGCGAGGCAAGATCGAAAAGGCCGAACCGCAATCGGATTCGCTCCGCGCGGCGGTGGCGCTTGCTGAAAGCCGCGAAGCGACGGCGCGCGACGAGCTGCAGGCTGTAGTCGCGCGCGAAAAGGCAGCGCTCAAGGAACTGGAAACGGCACGGCAGGCGCCCCAACACTCTTCGCCTGCGGTCAACCCATCGAACAATCGCGCCTTGTTGCAAATTGCCGACCGAATCGAAGCGCTCGCAACGAAAGTCGAGCAGCTCCCTTGA
- a CDS encoding DUF11 domain-containing protein: MMKAPVGGAKHQLLPSCSIFALLAAFALPMQAEAAGTRAGSTISNTASASFDTGGGTTTVDSNRVDLLVDELLDVTVDSSNPADVPTTPGATGQLLTFSVTNNGNGVEAFGLTTIANAGGDNYDPVVTQIYLDNGDGIFDASTDTLYTAGANDPSLNPDQSITVFVLATTPGTVVDGNRGIVSLVAAAKTGTGAPGYSFAGQGEGGGDAVVGSTGADGQDAGAFVVAAATVTLVKSAVVSNSLGTTDPIPGAVITYTIVATVAGSGSVSGLAVTDNIPVDTSYVPGSITLGGIGLSDAADADAGDYNGTRINVGLGTVAGGQTRTVTFRTRIN; encoded by the coding sequence ATGATGAAAGCGCCTGTGGGGGGCGCGAAGCATCAGCTTCTACCCTCGTGTTCAATTTTCGCGCTGCTGGCCGCATTTGCGTTGCCGATGCAGGCCGAGGCGGCCGGCACTCGCGCCGGCTCCACCATCAGCAACACGGCAAGCGCGAGCTTCGATACGGGTGGCGGCACGACCACTGTCGATTCGAACCGCGTCGACCTGCTTGTCGACGAACTTCTCGACGTTACGGTCGATTCGAGCAATCCCGCCGATGTTCCGACAACGCCCGGTGCGACGGGTCAGCTTCTGACTTTCTCGGTCACGAACAACGGCAACGGCGTCGAAGCTTTCGGCCTAACGACGATCGCCAATGCGGGGGGTGACAATTACGACCCCGTCGTCACGCAAATCTATCTGGACAATGGCGACGGCATTTTCGACGCCAGCACCGATACGCTCTATACTGCAGGCGCCAACGACCCGTCGCTCAACCCTGACCAGAGCATCACGGTCTTCGTCCTTGCGACGACACCCGGCACGGTGGTGGACGGCAATCGCGGCATCGTAAGTCTCGTCGCCGCTGCCAAAACGGGTACCGGCGCGCCCGGGTACAGTTTTGCCGGCCAAGGCGAAGGCGGCGGCGATGCCGTCGTCGGTTCGACCGGTGCCGACGGACAGGACGCCGGCGCTTTTGTTGTCGCGGCTGCGACGGTAACACTCGTCAAATCGGCGGTCGTGAGCAATTCGCTCGGCACCACCGACCCGATTCCGGGTGCCGTTATCACCTATACCATCGTCGCCACCGTCGCCGGCAGCGGCTCGGTCAGCGGCCTGGCCGTGACCGACAATATTCCCGTGGACACCAGCTACGTCCCCGGCTCGATCACGCTCGGCGGTATTGGTCTGTCCGACGCGGCCGATGCCGACGCGGGCGATTATAACGGCACGCGGATCAACGTCGGGCTCGGCACTGTTGCCGGCGGCCAGACCCGCACCGTCACCTTCCGTACCCGAATCAACTGA
- a CDS encoding dihydrolipoamide acetyltransferase family protein translates to MARYSFRLPDIGEGIAEAEIVAWHVKIGERVEEDAQLADMMTDKATVEMESPVSGVVVELAGEVGDLIPIGSTLAVIETDEDGAVDAPPADTPVEQEIAAETPGAEEISVAEVAAPAPVAAPAPVPAPTPAPAPVVAAAHSRAVLASPAVRARAKDLGVDLGQVHAEGDRIRHADLDAFLRYSGGQGYSAPGASRARADEPIKVIGMRRKIAENMAASKRAIPHFTYVEEMDVTALEEMRADLNANRGGRPKLTMLPFLIVAICRTIPQFPMINARYDDEGGVVTRYGAVHLGMATQTDAGLMVPVIRDAQDKNVWQLASEITRLAEAARTGKAKVEELTGGTLTVTSLGPLGGIATTPVINRPEVAIIGPNKIVERPVFDGDEIRRAKLMNLSISCDHRVVDGWDAASYVQALKKLVETPVLLFAD, encoded by the coding sequence ATGGCCCGTTATTCATTCCGTCTGCCCGACATCGGCGAAGGCATTGCCGAGGCCGAAATCGTCGCTTGGCACGTCAAAATCGGCGAGCGCGTTGAGGAAGACGCGCAGCTAGCCGACATGATGACCGACAAGGCGACCGTAGAAATGGAATCGCCCGTTTCGGGGGTCGTCGTCGAACTGGCGGGCGAGGTCGGCGACCTCATCCCGATCGGGTCGACGCTGGCCGTGATCGAGACCGACGAGGATGGCGCGGTCGACGCGCCGCCCGCCGATACGCCAGTCGAACAGGAAATTGCGGCCGAGACGCCGGGCGCCGAAGAGATTTCGGTGGCTGAGGTTGCTGCTCCCGCGCCGGTCGCGGCGCCCGCGCCCGTGCCGGCTCCAACGCCTGCGCCGGCGCCAGTGGTAGCTGCGGCACACAGCCGCGCCGTTCTCGCATCGCCCGCGGTCCGCGCGCGCGCCAAGGATCTGGGCGTCGATCTGGGACAGGTCCACGCCGAAGGCGACCGCATCCGTCACGCCGACCTCGACGCCTTCCTCCGCTACAGCGGCGGGCAGGGCTATAGCGCGCCTGGCGCCTCGCGTGCCCGCGCCGACGAGCCGATCAAGGTCATCGGGATGCGCCGCAAGATCGCCGAGAATATGGCGGCGTCGAAGCGCGCGATCCCGCACTTCACCTATGTCGAGGAAATGGACGTCACCGCGCTCGAAGAGATGCGCGCCGATTTGAACGCCAATCGCGGCGGCCGTCCCAAGCTGACGATGCTGCCCTTCCTGATCGTCGCAATCTGCCGCACGATTCCGCAATTCCCGATGATCAACGCGCGTTATGATGACGAAGGCGGCGTCGTGACGCGTTATGGCGCGGTGCATCTCGGCATGGCGACGCAGACCGATGCTGGACTGATGGTTCCGGTGATCCGCGATGCGCAGGACAAGAATGTGTGGCAACTCGCGAGCGAAATCACGCGCCTCGCCGAAGCGGCGCGCACCGGCAAGGCCAAGGTCGAGGAACTGACCGGCGGCACGCTGACTGTCACCTCGCTTGGCCCGCTCGGCGGCATCGCAACGACCCCGGTCATCAACCGGCCTGAAGTCGCAATCATTGGCCCGAACAAGATCGTCGAGCGCCCGGTTTTTGACGGCGATGAAATTCGCCGTGCGAAGCTGATGAACCTGTCGATCAGTTGCGACCATCGCGTCGTCGATGGCTGGGACGCGGCAAGCTATGTTCAGGCGCTCAAGAAGCTGGTCGAAACGCCGGTTCTGTTGTTCGCGGACTAA
- a CDS encoding 5-formyltetrahydrofolate cyclo-ligase, protein MTDLSADLVQQKQKLRDRLRFRRRHFAANLDGMAQLAAFRALPAPLSDLLADHAIVGAYIAWGDEPDIIPMLSGVAEGGALALPHHSGRVDTMDFRRWRPGESLAKGPWSTQQPADDALLAIPDILFCPLVGFDRQGGRIGQGGGHYDRYFAAHPDALRIGIGWSVQEIDATPRESTDIALDAILTEQEFILCGDRL, encoded by the coding sequence ATGACCGACTTGTCCGCCGATCTGGTCCAGCAAAAACAGAAATTGCGCGACCGGCTGCGCTTTCGGCGTCGGCATTTTGCCGCAAATCTCGACGGCATGGCGCAACTGGCGGCTTTTCGCGCGCTACCTGCGCCGCTTTCCGATCTTCTTGCCGATCACGCCATCGTTGGCGCCTATATCGCGTGGGGCGACGAACCCGATATCATCCCGATGCTCTCCGGCGTTGCGGAAGGAGGGGCTCTTGCCCTGCCCCACCACAGCGGTCGGGTCGACACGATGGATTTTCGTCGCTGGCGACCCGGCGAATCGCTCGCCAAGGGGCCGTGGAGCACGCAGCAGCCCGCCGACGACGCCCTCTTGGCGATTCCGGACATCTTATTCTGCCCGCTCGTCGGGTTCGATCGCCAGGGCGGCCGCATCGGCCAGGGCGGCGGCCATTATGACCGTTATTTCGCCGCGCATCCCGATGCACTGCGGATCGGTATCGGCTGGTCGGTGCAGGAAATCGACGCTACGCCGCGCGAATCGACCGACATCGCGCTCGACGCGATATTGACCGAGCAGGAATTCATCCTTTGCGGAGACCGTTTGTGA
- a CDS encoding DUF2842 domain-containing protein: MSQDPANPQPSWRKPAGMFLILALIAGWTAIVVSLSPWVGNWPVLVQAVFYLIAGIVWIAPLKPLLRWMELGKWRG; this comes from the coding sequence GTGAGCCAGGATCCAGCCAATCCCCAGCCGAGTTGGCGCAAACCAGCAGGCATGTTCCTGATCCTCGCCCTTATCGCGGGATGGACCGCGATCGTCGTCAGCCTCTCGCCCTGGGTCGGCAACTGGCCGGTGCTGGTGCAGGCTGTGTTCTACCTGATTGCAGGCATCGTCTGGATCGCGCCGCTGAAACCGCTGCTGCGCTGGATGGAATTGGGGAAATGGCGCGGCTGA
- a CDS encoding alpha-ketoacid dehydrogenase subunit beta — MSAETQTATKTMNMIEAINSAMDVMLERDPNMVVMGEDVGFFGGVFRATAGLQKKHGKTRVFDTPINECGIIGVAVGMGAYGLRPVPEIQFADYIYPGLDQLVSEAARLRYRSAGDFICPMTVRTPFGGGIFGGQTHSQSPESIMTHICGVKTVIPSNPYDAKGLLIAAIEDNDPVVFLEPKRIYNGPFSGYYDRPVEPWSKHDASTVPEGHYRIELGKAATVRSGEALTILAYGTMVHVTKTIVEEMGIDAEIIDLRTLLPLDIEAIETSVKKTGRCLIIHEATRTSGFGAELAALVQERCFYHLEAPVERVTGFDTPYPHSLEWAYFPGPVRIATALTKILKD, encoded by the coding sequence ATGAGCGCTGAAACCCAAACCGCCACCAAGACCATGAACATGATCGAGGCGATCAACAGCGCCATGGACGTCATGCTCGAACGCGATCCGAATATGGTCGTGATGGGCGAAGACGTCGGCTTTTTCGGCGGCGTGTTCCGCGCAACCGCGGGGCTTCAGAAAAAGCATGGCAAAACGCGCGTGTTCGACACGCCGATCAACGAATGCGGTATTATCGGCGTTGCGGTCGGCATGGGGGCCTATGGCCTGCGCCCGGTCCCCGAAATCCAGTTCGCCGACTATATCTATCCGGGGCTTGATCAGCTCGTCAGCGAAGCGGCGCGTCTGCGCTATCGCTCGGCGGGGGATTTTATCTGCCCGATGACGGTGCGCACCCCGTTCGGCGGCGGCATCTTCGGCGGTCAGACGCACAGCCAGTCGCCCGAAAGCATCATGACGCATATCTGCGGAGTGAAAACGGTGATCCCTTCGAACCCCTATGATGCCAAGGGCCTGCTGATCGCAGCGATCGAGGATAATGACCCCGTCGTATTCCTCGAACCCAAGCGCATCTATAACGGTCCGTTCAGCGGCTATTATGATCGTCCGGTCGAGCCGTGGTCAAAGCATGACGCGAGCACGGTGCCCGAAGGTCATTACCGCATCGAACTCGGCAAGGCCGCGACGGTACGTTCGGGCGAAGCGCTGACGATCCTTGCTTATGGCACGATGGTGCATGTGACCAAGACGATCGTCGAGGAAATGGGCATCGATGCCGAGATCATCGACCTGCGCACGCTGCTGCCGCTCGATATCGAGGCGATCGAAACCTCGGTGAAAAAGACCGGCCGCTGCCTGATCATCCATGAAGCGACGCGGACTTCGGGCTTCGGCGCCGAACTGGCCGCGCTGGTTCAGGAGCGCTGCTTCTATCATCTCGAAGCCCCGGTCGAACGCGTCACCGGCTTCGACACGCCTTATCCGCATAGCCTCGAATGGGCCTATTTCCCCGGCCCGGTGCGCATCGCGACCGCGCTGACCAAGATTTTGAAGGACTGA